A single window of Bradyrhizobium daqingense DNA harbors:
- a CDS encoding DUF58 domain-containing protein, producing MAAENGHTAKEIIAIRRADGESRTLAASLPRLVLEARRIAANVIHGLHGRRRAGSGENFWQYRRFISGEPAQNVDWRRSARDDHLYVRELEWEASHTVWIWPDRSPSMAFASKTARESKLERTLIVAFALAELLVSGGERVGIPGLMAPTASRSVIDKMAQAMLHDDADRLSLPPSFVPSALAETIVLSDFWSPISEITATLAGLSGSGAHGTLVQIVDPAEETFPYSGRVEFVEPEGFGVITAGRAESWAQDYTERLALHRDQIRAETSKLDWLFTTHTTDRSAAELLLFLHAGMQVSKSGVRTTTIKAGPAA from the coding sequence ATGGCGGCAGAGAACGGGCACACAGCGAAGGAGATCATCGCGATCCGACGTGCCGATGGCGAAAGCCGCACGCTCGCCGCTTCGCTGCCACGCCTGGTGCTCGAGGCCCGCCGTATCGCCGCCAACGTCATCCACGGTTTGCATGGCCGCCGCCGCGCCGGCTCCGGCGAAAATTTCTGGCAATACCGTCGTTTCATCTCGGGCGAGCCGGCGCAGAATGTCGACTGGCGCCGCTCGGCGCGTGACGACCATCTCTATGTCCGCGAGCTCGAATGGGAGGCCTCGCACACGGTCTGGATCTGGCCGGACCGCTCGCCCTCGATGGCATTCGCCTCGAAGACCGCGCGCGAATCCAAGCTCGAGCGGACGCTGATCGTCGCCTTCGCGCTGGCCGAGCTGCTGGTCTCCGGTGGCGAGCGCGTCGGCATTCCCGGGCTGATGGCGCCGACCGCGAGCCGCAGCGTCATCGACAAGATGGCGCAGGCGATGCTGCATGACGATGCCGACCGCCTCAGCCTGCCGCCGTCCTTCGTGCCGTCGGCGCTCGCCGAGACCATCGTGCTATCGGATTTCTGGTCGCCGATTTCTGAGATCACGGCGACGCTGGCGGGGCTCTCCGGCTCCGGCGCGCATGGCACGCTGGTGCAAATCGTCGATCCCGCCGAGGAGACGTTCCCCTATTCCGGCCGCGTCGAATTCGTCGAGCCGGAAGGCTTCGGGGTGATCACGGCTGGCCGCGCCGAGAGCTGGGCGCAGGATTACACTGAACGGCTCGCGCTGCACCGTGACCAGATCCGCGCCGAAACCAGCAAGCTCGACTGGCTGTTCACCACGCACACGACCGACCGCTCCGCCGCCGAGCTCTTGCTGTTCCTGCATGCCGGCATGCAGGTCAGCAAGTCTGGCGTCCGCACCACGACGATCAAGGCGGGGCCGGCCGCATGA
- a CDS encoding AAA family ATPase, with translation MAESVEKLEDGIVRSAEQVSGQIRAAKEAIGSVIFGQDRVIENTLVTILSGGHALLIGVPGLAKTKLVETLGVTLGLDAKRIQFTPDLMPSDILGAEVLDESTAGKRAFRFIAGPVFAQLLMADEINRASPRTQSALLQAMQEQHITVAGARHDLPKPFHVLATQNPLEQEGTYPLPEAQLDRFLMEIDVDYPDRDAERRILFETTGAEETLARGAMTPDALITAQRLIRRLPVGDSVVEAILSLVRSARPGPDAGEAGKFIAWGPGPRASQSLMLAVRARALIDGRLAPSIDDVLDLAEPVLKHRMALTFQARAEGRTIPDVIRQLKTRIG, from the coding sequence ATGGCGGAGAGTGTCGAGAAACTCGAGGACGGAATCGTCCGTTCGGCCGAGCAGGTGTCGGGCCAGATTCGTGCGGCGAAGGAGGCGATCGGCTCCGTCATCTTCGGCCAGGACCGCGTGATCGAGAACACCCTCGTCACCATCCTCTCCGGCGGCCATGCGCTCTTGATCGGCGTCCCCGGCCTCGCCAAGACCAAGCTGGTCGAGACGCTCGGCGTCACGCTCGGTCTCGACGCCAAGCGCATCCAGTTCACGCCCGACCTGATGCCGTCGGACATTCTCGGCGCCGAGGTGCTGGACGAGAGCACCGCGGGCAAGCGCGCTTTCCGCTTCATCGCGGGGCCCGTATTCGCGCAGCTGTTGATGGCCGACGAGATCAACCGCGCCAGCCCGCGCACGCAATCGGCACTGCTTCAGGCCATGCAGGAGCAGCACATCACGGTGGCAGGCGCGCGCCACGATTTGCCGAAACCCTTCCACGTGCTCGCCACGCAAAATCCGCTGGAGCAGGAAGGCACCTATCCGCTGCCAGAGGCACAGCTCGACCGTTTCCTGATGGAGATCGACGTCGACTATCCCGATCGCGATGCCGAACGCCGCATCCTGTTCGAGACCACCGGCGCCGAGGAAACGCTGGCCAGAGGCGCGATGACCCCGGACGCGCTGATCACGGCGCAGCGGCTGATCCGCCGCCTGCCGGTCGGCGATTCCGTCGTCGAAGCCATTCTGTCGCTGGTGCGCTCGGCCCGCCCGGGCCCGGATGCCGGCGAAGCCGGCAAGTTCATTGCCTGGGGCCCCGGCCCGCGCGCCAGCCAATCCCTGATGCTGGCCGTGCGCGCCCGCGCGCTGATCGACGGTCGCCTCGCGCCCTCGATCGACGACGTGCTCGACCTCGCCGAGCCCGTGCTCAAGCACCGCATGGCGCTGACCTTCCAGGCGCGCGCCGAAGGCCGCACCATCCCGGACGTGATCCGGCAATTGAAGACACGGATCGGTTGA
- a CDS encoding CCA tRNA nucleotidyltransferase, whose translation MSAEPLLADAPWLIAGGTARVLQLLNADGEEARVVGGAVRNALLGLVPGDIDIATTALPDDVMRRAKAAGIKSVPTGIDHGTVTLVIDSKPYEVTTLREDTETFGRKAKVAFGRDWVKDAERRDFTMNGLSVDAHGVVHDYVGGIADARARRVRFIGDPDQRIAEDFLRILRFFRIHAAFAAGEPDRDGYLACIRGRAGLASLSAERVRMEMLKLLVADGASAAVLAMAEGGLLQALTGGVVYTGPLATMIAIERELGLTASSTRRLAALTVAVTEDAKRVAARLRLSNAETKALDSMGHRWWRLATKDEANARRLLYRLGAERYHDRVLLGWARAGGDVTATRWRALAELPQRWIAPKFPLKAADFIARGMAEGPSLGHVLTLAEDAWLAADFPLETAALTAIADQAAARISRDERN comes from the coding sequence ATGAGCGCGGAGCCGTTACTCGCCGATGCGCCCTGGTTGATCGCTGGCGGGACCGCACGCGTCCTGCAATTGCTCAATGCGGACGGCGAGGAGGCGCGGGTGGTCGGCGGCGCGGTGCGAAATGCGCTGCTCGGTCTCGTGCCCGGTGACATCGACATCGCGACCACGGCGCTCCCGGACGACGTGATGCGACGCGCCAAGGCCGCCGGCATCAAGAGCGTGCCGACCGGCATCGATCACGGCACCGTCACGCTCGTCATCGACAGCAAGCCGTACGAAGTGACGACGCTGCGCGAGGACACCGAAACGTTTGGTCGCAAGGCCAAGGTCGCCTTCGGTCGCGATTGGGTGAAAGACGCCGAGCGGCGCGACTTCACCATGAACGGCCTGTCGGTCGATGCTCATGGCGTCGTCCACGATTATGTCGGCGGCATCGCGGATGCCAGAGCGCGGCGTGTGCGCTTCATCGGCGATCCCGATCAGCGCATCGCCGAGGATTTTTTACGCATCCTACGCTTCTTCCGCATCCACGCCGCCTTCGCTGCCGGCGAACCCGACCGCGACGGCTATCTCGCCTGCATCCGGGGACGCGCGGGCCTTGCCAGCCTCTCGGCCGAACGGGTGCGCATGGAGATGCTCAAGCTGCTGGTCGCAGACGGTGCCTCCGCGGCAGTGCTGGCGATGGCCGAAGGCGGCTTGCTGCAGGCGCTGACCGGCGGCGTCGTCTATACCGGGCCGCTGGCGACGATGATCGCGATCGAGCGCGAGCTCGGCCTCACCGCCAGCAGCACGCGGCGCCTTGCCGCGTTGACGGTGGCCGTGACCGAGGATGCCAAGCGCGTCGCCGCGCGCCTGAGACTCTCCAATGCCGAGACCAAGGCGCTGGATTCGATGGGGCATCGCTGGTGGCGCCTTGCCACCAAGGACGAGGCCAATGCGCGGCGGTTGCTCTACCGGCTCGGCGCGGAGCGCTACCACGATCGCGTGTTGCTGGGCTGGGCGCGCGCCGGCGGCGACGTCACCGCGACGCGATGGCGAGCGCTTGCCGAACTGCCGCAGCGCTGGATTGCGCCGAAATTTCCGCTGAAGGCCGCCGATTTCATCGCGCGCGGCATGGCAGAGGGGCCTTCGCTCGGACATGTGTTGACGCTTGCCGAGGACGCTTGGCTTGCGGCGGATTTTCCACTAGAGACAGCCGCGCTCACTGCCATCGCCGATCAAGCTGCGGCTCGCATCAGCCGCGATGAGAGAAATTGA
- a CDS encoding DUF1285 domain-containing protein, which translates to MANQGQSADRGLEGLTAAAKNAANAEGTKKGLPPVHLWNPPFCGDLDIRIASDGTWFYMGTPIGRHTLVRLFSTILKREGDKHFLVTPVEKVGIHVDDAPFMAVEMLENGEGRDRVLSFRTNVDDWVTCDAAHRLRFEQARDGGLMPYLHVRADLWAKVTRALYYDLVDMGEERMVDGQPMFGVESSGEFFAMADAEQVRAAL; encoded by the coding sequence ATGGCGAACCAAGGGCAGAGCGCCGATCGCGGTCTCGAAGGGCTGACTGCTGCCGCCAAAAACGCTGCGAACGCCGAGGGCACCAAAAAGGGGTTGCCGCCGGTGCATCTGTGGAATCCGCCGTTTTGCGGCGATCTCGATATCCGAATCGCCTCCGATGGTACTTGGTTCTACATGGGCACGCCAATCGGCCGTCACACGCTGGTCCGCCTGTTCTCGACCATCCTCAAGCGCGAGGGTGACAAGCATTTCTTGGTGACGCCGGTGGAGAAGGTCGGCATTCACGTCGACGACGCGCCATTCATGGCGGTCGAGATGCTCGAGAACGGCGAGGGCCGCGATCGCGTGCTGAGCTTCCGCACCAATGTCGACGACTGGGTCACCTGCGATGCCGCGCACCGGTTGCGTTTCGAACAGGCCAGGGACGGCGGGTTGATGCCGTATTTGCATGTCCGCGCCGACCTCTGGGCCAAGGTGACCCGCGCGCTCTATTATGATCTGGTTGACATGGGCGAGGAGCGGATGGTCGATGGCCAGCCGATGTTCGGCGTCGAATCATCAGGAGAATTCTTCGCCATGGCCGATGCGGAGCAGGTGAGGGCCGCGCTTTGA
- a CDS encoding sulfite exporter TauE/SafE family protein, translating into MTIVSGFADISIFQLLLVAMMALFASIIGGLAGYGTGALMPLVLVPLVGAEPVVPIIAISAMLTNSSRALAYIRYADRRRALIVLACAALTTALGAYGYTRLTNAGAALVIGAMLILSVPLRRVLRRRQVRIGDGGLAAGSVGYGVLVGGTSGSGVILLSLLMAAGLEGAAVIATDAMISLGTGFIKIAVFGLAGAVTAQVLAFALLIGAIAVPGAFLAKAFVERMPVHIHTAILDAAVITGGLVMISAAARQLIA; encoded by the coding sequence TTGACCATCGTCTCAGGCTTCGCCGACATCTCGATTTTCCAGCTCCTGCTGGTCGCAATGATGGCGTTGTTTGCTTCGATCATCGGTGGTCTCGCCGGCTACGGCACCGGCGCCCTGATGCCGCTGGTGCTGGTGCCGCTGGTCGGCGCCGAGCCGGTGGTGCCGATCATCGCGATCTCGGCGATGCTCACCAATTCCAGCCGTGCACTCGCCTATATCCGTTATGCCGACCGCCGCCGCGCGCTGATTGTGCTCGCCTGCGCAGCGCTGACGACGGCACTCGGCGCCTATGGCTACACGCGTCTCACCAATGCCGGCGCCGCGCTCGTGATCGGCGCCATGCTGATCCTGAGCGTGCCGCTGCGCCGCGTGCTCCGCCGCCGACAGGTGCGGATCGGCGATGGCGGCCTTGCCGCCGGCTCGGTCGGCTACGGCGTGCTTGTCGGCGGCACCTCGGGCTCCGGCGTGATCCTGCTCTCGCTCCTGATGGCCGCGGGCCTCGAAGGCGCCGCCGTGATCGCGACCGACGCGATGATCTCGCTCGGCACCGGCTTCATCAAGATTGCGGTGTTCGGCCTCGCCGGAGCCGTGACCGCGCAGGTGCTCGCCTTCGCGCTTCTGATCGGCGCCATCGCCGTCCCCGGCGCGTTCCTGGCAAAGGCCTTCGTCGAACGGATGCCGGTGCACATCCACACCGCGATCCTCGACGCTGCCGTGATCACCGGCGGGCTGGTGATGATCTCGGCGGCGGCGAGGCAGCTGATCGCTTAG
- a CDS encoding DUF6111 family protein, producing the protein MIRPILTEIGIFLIPFAVYALFLAATRSGLFARSSWPVYIVARLALVALVLVIAGMIGMAHYGAGPDSTYVPAHVDNGKFVPQK; encoded by the coding sequence ATGATCCGACCGATTCTCACCGAGATCGGAATTTTCCTCATCCCCTTCGCCGTCTATGCGCTGTTCCTGGCCGCAACCCGGTCCGGTCTGTTCGCGCGATCGTCCTGGCCGGTCTATATCGTCGCGCGCCTCGCTCTGGTCGCGCTGGTGCTGGTGATCGCGGGGATGATCGGCATGGCGCATTATGGCGCCGGGCCGGATTCGACCTACGTTCCCGCGCATGTCGACAATGGCAAGTTCGTGCCGCAGAAATAA
- a CDS encoding caspase family protein produces the protein MALFRSILLALWIVGLGAGSAFAEKRVALVIGNSAYEKVARLGNPSSDAVLVANTLKAAGFDLVDLRLDLKVADMRRALRDFIEQSRDAEVAVVYYAGHGIEVDGVNYLVPIDAVLERDTDIYDEALSLDRVLVAIEPAKKLRLVVLDACRDSPFSKAMKRTLASRAIGRGLAKVEPSNPNTLIAFASKAGSTALDGDGKNSPFTAAMVHHVTRPGLDLRKAFGYVRDEVLKSTANRQEPYLYGSLGGDDLSLVPAAPSATGPQGDPQAAVRRDYELALQLGTRDGWDAFLSQYPDGFYANLARGHAKKIAAEEARAAAAEKARLAEQERARLAAEGARQFEIEKAAAAAKAAEEARIAAEKLKQIEQDKAAAAERTRLAAQEKAAQEQALREQALREKALRDKNQQVAALPPSLEPEQPSPDTARALQAELRRVGCNVGVVDGVWDEPSRKALDLFNKHAGMKLNVNVATTDALDAVKNRSGRICPLICESGYRAEGDRCTKITCRKGYVLNDDNECDKKGASPVAKSKPEMPQREARPSSSSAVARADAALSNGTYQKCMGPITGCYARAIQQMDPERAKIWCSRRPTC, from the coding sequence ATGGCTTTATTTCGAAGCATCTTATTGGCTTTATGGATTGTTGGACTGGGGGCGGGCTCGGCGTTTGCCGAGAAGCGCGTGGCCCTGGTCATCGGTAACTCGGCGTATGAAAAGGTCGCACGGCTCGGCAATCCTTCCAGCGATGCGGTACTCGTGGCGAACACCCTGAAGGCTGCCGGCTTCGATCTTGTCGATCTGCGCCTTGACCTGAAAGTAGCCGACATGAGGCGCGCGTTGCGCGACTTTATAGAACAGTCCCGCGATGCCGAGGTTGCGGTCGTCTACTATGCAGGACATGGCATCGAGGTTGACGGGGTCAACTATCTCGTTCCGATCGATGCCGTGCTCGAACGTGACACCGACATTTACGACGAGGCATTGTCGCTCGATCGTGTGTTGGTCGCTATCGAGCCTGCGAAAAAGTTGCGGCTCGTGGTTCTCGACGCGTGCCGTGACAGCCCCTTCTCGAAGGCGATGAAGCGCACACTCGCCTCCAGGGCGATTGGACGCGGCCTCGCAAAGGTGGAGCCATCAAACCCAAACACCCTGATCGCCTTCGCATCAAAGGCTGGCTCAACGGCGTTGGACGGCGATGGCAAAAATAGTCCATTCACGGCGGCGATGGTTCACCACGTGACCAGGCCCGGGTTGGATCTTCGAAAGGCTTTCGGTTACGTCCGCGACGAAGTCCTGAAGTCTACCGCCAACAGGCAAGAGCCGTATCTCTACGGTTCACTTGGGGGCGACGATTTGTCACTTGTCCCGGCAGCGCCATCCGCAACGGGACCGCAGGGCGATCCTCAGGCGGCTGTCCGGAGAGACTACGAGCTGGCGCTGCAACTCGGGACCCGCGACGGCTGGGACGCTTTTCTCTCTCAATACCCGGATGGTTTCTACGCTAACCTGGCAAGGGGACACGCGAAGAAAATCGCTGCAGAAGAGGCGCGGGCAGCTGCTGCTGAAAAGGCGAGGCTTGCGGAGCAGGAGAGGGCTCGGCTCGCCGCGGAAGGTGCAAGACAGTTCGAGATTGAAAAAGCAGCCGCGGCCGCCAAGGCTGCTGAAGAGGCCCGTATCGCCGCCGAGAAGCTCAAGCAAATCGAACAGGACAAGGCCGCTGCCGCTGAAAGAACTCGTCTGGCGGCCCAGGAGAAGGCGGCCCAGGAACAGGCGCTTAGAGAACAGGCGCTTCGAGAAAAGGCCCTGCGAGACAAGAACCAGCAGGTCGCCGCGCTACCACCTTCCCTCGAGCCGGAGCAGCCCAGCCCGGATACGGCTCGCGCGCTGCAAGCTGAGCTACGCCGTGTGGGGTGCAACGTGGGCGTTGTCGACGGCGTTTGGGATGAGCCCTCGCGCAAAGCCCTCGACCTCTTCAACAAGCACGCAGGCATGAAGTTGAATGTGAACGTCGCCACGACCGACGCGCTGGACGCTGTCAAGAACAGGAGCGGACGAATATGTCCGCTGATTTGTGAGAGCGGTTACCGTGCCGAGGGGGACCGCTGCACGAAAATCACCTGCCGCAAGGGCTACGTCCTGAACGACGACAATGAGTGCGATAAGAAGGGGGCCTCGCCCGTGGCAAAGAGCAAGCCGGAGATGCCGCAGCGCGAGGCAAGACCCTCCTCATCCTCCGCCGTCGCGCGTGCTGATGCGGCTCTCTCCA
- a CDS encoding CoA pyrophosphatase — protein sequence MNKPIPKNDPAVISAVDFFARSKARLGFDVPPGLYDPNIIPASGDPGTDKMLEIIAREQPVRPAAVLIAVVDHPEPTILLTQRSAHLNDHAGQIAFPGGKIDATDSSPLDAALREAEEEVGLSRDFVEPIGYLDLYGTAFGFRILPTVARVRPGFELTINQSEVDDAFEVPLSFLMNPVNHQVHSKEFRGMARSYYAMPFAERYIWGATAGMLRVLYERIYSS from the coding sequence TTGAACAAGCCTATCCCGAAGAACGATCCGGCCGTGATCAGCGCTGTGGATTTCTTTGCCCGCTCGAAGGCGAGGCTCGGCTTCGATGTCCCGCCCGGCCTCTACGATCCCAACATCATTCCCGCCTCGGGCGATCCCGGCACCGACAAGATGCTCGAGATCATCGCGCGCGAGCAGCCGGTGCGCCCCGCAGCGGTCCTGATCGCGGTGGTCGACCATCCCGAGCCGACCATCCTGTTGACGCAGCGCTCAGCGCATCTCAACGACCATGCCGGCCAGATCGCCTTTCCCGGCGGCAAGATCGACGCGACCGATTCCTCGCCGCTCGATGCGGCGCTGCGCGAGGCGGAAGAGGAGGTCGGGCTGTCGCGCGATTTCGTCGAGCCGATCGGCTATCTCGATCTCTACGGCACCGCCTTCGGCTTCCGCATCCTGCCGACGGTTGCGAGGGTGAGGCCCGGCTTCGAACTCACGATCAACCAGTCCGAGGTTGACGACGCCTTCGAGGTGCCGCTGTCCTTCCTGATGAATCCGGTGAACCACCAGGTGCACAGCAAGGAATTCCGCGGCATGGCGCGGTCCTATTACGCGATGCCGTTCGCGGAGCGCTACATCTGGGGGGCGACGGCCGGTATGCTGCGCGTGCTTTATGAGCGGATCTATTCATCATGA
- a CDS encoding DUF4159 domain-containing protein has protein sequence MMGLPLAFTQPLLLIGLISLPVLWWLLRVTPPRPRRIEFPPTRLLFDIAPREETPSRTPWWLTALRLLAAALVIFAAAGPIWNPQTGAAGSKAPLMIMFDDGWSAASHWDVRIRAADELIANADNDRRAIALVPLSEPNRDITLMPAGAARVALRQLAPKPYSIDRVDTLAAIDRFLKATGDCEIAWLSDGIDTGRGEEFVTGLGKTIGDRSLTIFDGGTSAPLALVAAENAAARMTVKVLRTDGGIAAGTVRALDQKSSPIGEARYSFGPQDKETDASFDLPVELRNDITRLEISGERSAGAVQLLDKRWRRRAIGIVSGATSETAQPLLAPTFYLTRALAPFADMRLADKGSPQQGITQFLDQKLPMIILADVGTIAPELRERLNAWIDQGGVLVRFAGPRLAQAEDDLVPVKLRKGGRTLGGSLTWEKPQHLASFAADGPFAGVAVPKDVAVSRQVLAEPDAVLATKSWASLEDGTPLVTGEHRGKGLVSLFHVSADMRWSDLPMSGTFVEMLRRVVDMSGYTSKPGAGVASEATTETVAPLHILDGFGAFGPPPATAKPLPADYRDRATPDHPPGFYGPAEGPLAANTLASADRIAALNTASLRARHATYTNAEPRDLRGWLLSTALALFLIDAIIVALIGGGLAALLRRRAAPAMIVLGIALAGFAVLSPTPARADSASDEFAMKAVSQTRLAYVVTGNADVDSIVKAGMNGLTLFLAQRTALEAGDPVGVDPARDELAFFPLIYWPIVPGAPKPPRDAINKIDAYMKQGGTVLFDTRDAIEAPPGANGAAQTPAMRTLREILSSLDVPELEPVPREHVLTKTFYLLRDFPGRFVTGQTWVETLPRDEDEDSAQRPARGGDGVSPIIITSNDLAGAWAVRPDGQAMLPVTGGDSRQREFAYRAGANIVMYTLTGNYKADQVHAPALIERLGQ, from the coding sequence ATGATGGGACTGCCGCTCGCCTTCACCCAACCGCTGCTCCTGATCGGCCTTATCAGCCTGCCCGTGCTGTGGTGGCTGCTGCGGGTGACGCCGCCGCGGCCGCGCCGGATCGAGTTTCCGCCGACGCGACTGCTGTTCGACATCGCGCCAAGGGAAGAGACGCCCTCGCGGACGCCATGGTGGCTGACCGCATTGCGGCTCTTGGCTGCGGCTCTCGTCATTTTCGCCGCGGCCGGCCCGATCTGGAATCCGCAGACAGGCGCCGCCGGTAGCAAGGCGCCGCTGATGATCATGTTCGACGACGGCTGGAGCGCGGCCTCGCATTGGGACGTCAGGATCAGGGCCGCCGACGAGCTGATCGCCAACGCCGACAATGACCGCCGCGCGATCGCGCTGGTGCCGCTGTCGGAGCCGAACCGCGACATCACGCTGATGCCGGCGGGGGCGGCGCGCGTGGCGCTGCGCCAGCTCGCGCCAAAGCCCTATTCGATCGACCGCGTCGATACCTTGGCCGCGATCGACCGCTTCCTGAAAGCCACCGGTGACTGCGAGATCGCCTGGCTCTCCGACGGAATCGACACCGGGCGCGGCGAGGAATTCGTAACGGGCCTCGGCAAGACCATCGGCGATCGCAGCCTGACCATCTTCGACGGCGGCACCTCTGCGCCGCTGGCGCTGGTCGCGGCCGAGAACGCCGCCGCCAGGATGACCGTGAAGGTGCTGCGCACCGACGGCGGAATTGCCGCCGGCACTGTGCGGGCGCTGGACCAGAAGTCCTCGCCGATCGGCGAAGCGCGTTATTCGTTCGGACCGCAGGACAAGGAGACCGACGCGTCGTTCGATCTGCCGGTCGAGCTGCGCAACGACATCACGCGGCTCGAAATCTCGGGCGAGCGCTCCGCCGGCGCGGTGCAGCTGCTCGACAAACGCTGGCGTCGCCGCGCGATCGGCATCGTCTCGGGTGCGACCAGCGAGACCGCGCAGCCGCTGCTGGCGCCGACCTTCTATCTCACCCGCGCGCTGGCGCCGTTCGCCGACATGCGGCTCGCCGACAAGGGCTCGCCGCAACAGGGCATCACCCAGTTCCTCGATCAGAAGCTGCCGATGATCATCCTCGCCGATGTCGGCACCATCGCGCCTGAGCTGCGCGAGCGCCTCAATGCCTGGATCGACCAGGGCGGCGTGCTGGTGCGGTTCGCAGGCCCCCGGCTGGCGCAGGCCGAGGACGATCTCGTGCCGGTCAAGCTGCGCAAAGGCGGCCGCACGCTCGGCGGCAGTCTGACCTGGGAGAAGCCGCAGCATCTCGCCTCCTTCGCCGCCGACGGTCCGTTCGCCGGCGTCGCAGTGCCCAAGGACGTCGCCGTCAGCCGCCAGGTGCTGGCCGAGCCCGATGCGGTGCTCGCCACCAAGAGCTGGGCCTCGCTGGAAGACGGCACGCCGCTGGTGACGGGCGAGCATCGCGGCAAGGGCCTCGTCAGCCTGTTCCATGTCAGCGCCGACATGCGCTGGTCGGACCTGCCGATGTCGGGCACCTTCGTCGAAATGCTGCGGCGGGTGGTCGACATGTCCGGCTACACCTCCAAGCCCGGTGCCGGAGTCGCGAGCGAAGCGACCACTGAAACGGTGGCGCCGCTGCACATTCTCGACGGTTTCGGCGCGTTCGGACCGCCGCCAGCGACCGCAAAGCCGCTGCCCGCGGATTACCGCGACCGCGCCACACCCGATCATCCGCCGGGCTTCTATGGTCCGGCCGAAGGACCGCTCGCCGCGAACACGCTCGCCAGCGCCGATCGCATCGCAGCCCTGAACACCGCGAGCCTGCGCGCCCGGCACGCCACCTACACCAATGCCGAGCCGCGCGACTTGCGCGGCTGGCTGCTGTCGACGGCGCTGGCGCTGTTCCTGATCGACGCCATCATCGTCGCGCTGATCGGCGGCGGTCTTGCTGCGCTGCTGCGCCGCCGCGCCGCGCCTGCGATGATCGTGCTCGGGATCGCGCTTGCGGGCTTCGCGGTGCTCTCGCCCACGCCGGCGCGCGCCGACAGCGCGTCCGACGAGTTCGCGATGAAGGCGGTATCTCAGACCCGTCTCGCCTATGTCGTGACGGGCAATGCGGATGTCGATTCCATCGTCAAGGCCGGCATGAACGGGCTGACGCTGTTCCTGGCGCAGCGCACGGCGCTGGAAGCCGGCGATCCCGTCGGCGTCGATCCCGCGCGCGACGAGCTCGCCTTCTTCCCGCTGATCTACTGGCCGATCGTGCCCGGCGCGCCCAAGCCGCCGCGGGACGCCATCAACAAGATCGACGCCTATATGAAGCAGGGCGGCACCGTGCTGTTCGACACCCGCGACGCCATCGAGGCCCCGCCCGGCGCGAACGGCGCGGCGCAGACCCCGGCCATGCGAACGCTGCGCGAAATCCTGTCCTCGCTCGACGTGCCCGAGCTCGAGCCGGTGCCGCGCGAGCACGTGCTGACCAAGACTTTCTACCTCTTGCGCGATTTCCCCGGGCGCTTCGTCACCGGCCAGACCTGGGTCGAGACCCTGCCGCGCGACGAGGACGAGGACAGCGCGCAGCGGCCGGCGCGCGGCGGCGACGGCGTCTCGCCCATCATCATCACCTCGAACGACCTCGCCGGCGCCTGGGCAGTGCGACCTGACGGCCAGGCCATGCTGCCGGTGACCGGCGGCGACAGCCGCCAGCGCGAATTCGCCTACCGCGCCGGCGCCAACATCGTGATGTACACGCTGACCGGCAACTACAAGGCCGACCAGGTGCACGCACCGGCGCTGATCGAACGGCTGGGGCAATGA